From the Lathyrus oleraceus cultivar Zhongwan6 chromosome 4, CAAS_Psat_ZW6_1.0, whole genome shotgun sequence genome, one window contains:
- the LOC127136134 gene encoding uncharacterized protein LOC127136134 has protein sequence MYPIKYIFESPALTGRIARWKMLLSEYDIEYHTLKAIKGSVLADRLAHHPINDYESINFEFPDEDVMYLKAKDCNEPLPNEGPEPGSQWGLIFDGAVNAYGNGIEAVIITPHGSHIPFTARLIFKCMNNMAEYEACIMGIEEAIDLRIKNLDVYGDSSLVGNQIKGEWKTHQPNLIPYKDYARRLSTFFNKIEFHHIPREENLMADCLGNFGFHDHCKLLELFA, from the coding sequence atgtatccgattaagtatatctttgaaagTCCCGCATTGACCGGAAGAATTGCTCGTTGGAAGATGCTCTTGTCTGAATATGACATTGAGTATCACACCCTGAAAgctatcaaaggaagtgtcttggCCGATCGTTTAGCTCATCATCCAATCAATGATTATGAGTCTATAAATTTTGAATTCCCAGATGAAGATGTGATGTACTTAAAAGCCAAAGATTGCAATGAACCACTGCCAAATGAAGGGCCAGAGCCAGGTTCTCAATGGGGTTTAATATTTGATGGAGCagttaatgcttatggtaatggtATTGAGGCAGTAATCATCACTCCTCATGGCTCACATATCCCATTTACTGCAAGATTAATATTCAAGTGCATGAACAACATGGCGGAATACGAAGCCTGCATCATGGGtatagaagaagccattgatcttagaataaAAAATCTCGATGTTTATGGAGACTCATCTCTAGTTGGCAAtcaaattaaaggagaatggAAAACTCATCAACCCAACCTaatcccatacaaagactatgcaaggAGGTTATCTACTTTCTTCAACAAGATTGAATTTCATCACATCCCTCGTGAGGAAAATCTAATGGCAGATTGCCTTGGAAACTTTGGATTCCATGATCATTGTAAATTGTTGGAATTATTTGCCTAA